The following proteins come from a genomic window of Achromobacter deleyi:
- a CDS encoding FlxA-like family protein encodes MAIDSISGTSRIGSMADLWAQKIQANKEAKDAKAGDPGVSVTPDGKIRVNNAGAMKVGQTQETESSDNDDSYTRQIKELQRQLKRIMEQIERVRASNASAEQKATQIQALNAQAVQVMGQIQKVMELQAKAAQTAARAASRA; translated from the coding sequence ATGGCCATCGATTCCATCAGCGGCACCTCGCGCATCGGCAGCATGGCGGACCTGTGGGCCCAGAAGATCCAGGCCAACAAGGAAGCCAAGGACGCCAAGGCTGGCGATCCGGGCGTCAGCGTCACGCCCGACGGCAAGATCCGCGTCAACAACGCCGGCGCCATGAAGGTCGGCCAGACCCAGGAAACCGAATCGTCCGACAACGACGACTCCTACACCCGCCAGATCAAGGAGCTGCAGCGCCAGCTCAAGCGGATCATGGAACAGATCGAACGCGTGCGCGCCAGCAACGCCTCGGCCGAACAGAAAGCCACCCAGATCCAGGCACTGAACGCCCAGGCCGTGCAGGTCATGGGCCAGATCCAGAAAGTGATGGAACTGCAGGCCAAGGCCGCGCAGACGGCCGCCCGCGCCGCATCCCGGGCGTAG